A single window of Candidatus Margulisiibacteriota bacterium DNA harbors:
- the atpD gene encoding F0F1 ATP synthase subunit beta → MKKKANPVNLGFVVSVRGSVVDIKFDSHLPPIYSLLHAKEQKIAIEVLAQIDAQVVRGIALTPTQGLSRGTIVIDTGGPLKVPVGKTILSRMFDVFGNAIDRKNAPKNVEWRSVHHAPPSLENRSTRSEIFETGIKVIDVLMPLERGGKAGLFGGAGVGKTVLLTEMIHNMIGHHEGISIFCGIGERCREGEELYHDMKEAGVLQNMVMVFGQMNEPSGSRFRVGHAALTMAEYFRDDQHRDVLLLIDNIFRFIQAGSEVSGLMGQMPSRLGYQPTMGTELSALEERIANTDSGAITSIQAVYVPADDFTDPAAVHTFSHLSASIVLSRKRASEGLYPAIDPLQSNSKMATPGIIGERHYNLAQKIRHTLAQYADLKDIIAMLGLEQLSPEDRNVVARARRLERFLTQPFFTTEQFSGIKGKLVTLDDSLDGCERILNDEFKDYQESALYMIGTIDEAKKKYQSKKTDIHTVTGPAVNAPLNPTNNSKPKDASNPVPESKTEVKNAVSNDES, encoded by the coding sequence ATGAAGAAAAAAGCAAATCCAGTTAACCTTGGTTTTGTGGTCTCCGTGCGCGGGAGTGTAGTCGATATAAAATTTGACTCTCATTTGCCTCCTATATATTCGTTACTTCATGCAAAAGAGCAGAAAATAGCAATTGAAGTGTTAGCTCAGATCGATGCGCAAGTTGTTCGGGGGATTGCTTTGACACCCACTCAGGGCTTGTCCCGGGGGACTATCGTTATCGATACAGGCGGACCATTAAAGGTACCGGTCGGCAAGACAATTCTTTCACGAATGTTTGATGTATTTGGAAATGCTATCGACCGCAAAAATGCTCCGAAAAATGTTGAATGGAGGTCTGTACATCATGCACCACCATCTCTGGAGAACCGTTCTACAAGATCAGAAATATTTGAAACCGGCATCAAGGTTATAGATGTACTAATGCCACTCGAACGTGGTGGCAAAGCCGGACTTTTCGGAGGCGCGGGAGTTGGCAAAACAGTACTGCTGACCGAAATGATCCATAATATGATAGGACACCATGAAGGTATAAGTATTTTTTGCGGTATCGGCGAACGTTGTCGCGAGGGTGAAGAACTTTATCATGATATGAAAGAAGCCGGTGTACTGCAAAACATGGTAATGGTGTTCGGCCAAATGAATGAACCGTCAGGAAGTCGTTTCCGTGTGGGGCACGCGGCACTTACTATGGCCGAATACTTTCGTGACGACCAGCATCGTGATGTATTGCTTCTCATTGACAACATATTCCGGTTTATCCAGGCCGGATCGGAAGTATCAGGCCTAATGGGGCAGATGCCGTCGCGTCTTGGCTATCAGCCCACCATGGGCACCGAACTGTCCGCACTGGAGGAGCGTATAGCCAATACGGACAGCGGAGCTATTACTTCAATTCAGGCAGTATATGTGCCGGCAGACGATTTTACAGACCCTGCAGCAGTACATACTTTTTCGCATCTTTCTGCCTCTATAGTTCTTTCCCGCAAACGTGCCAGTGAGGGACTTTATCCTGCCATAGACCCATTGCAGTCTAATTCAAAAATGGCAACACCCGGAATTATTGGCGAACGCCATTATAATCTGGCTCAAAAGATTCGTCACACCCTTGCCCAATATGCTGATCTCAAGGATATTATAGCCATGCTTGGGTTGGAGCAACTTTCTCCGGAGGATCGCAATGTAGTCGCCCGGGCACGACGACTGGAACGTTTTTTGACACAGCCTTTTTTTACAACCGAACAATTTAGCGGTATAAAAGGAAAACTTGTCACCCTTGATGATTCGCTGGACGGTTGTGAAAGAATTCTTAACGATGAATTCAAGGACTATCAGGAAAGCGCACTATATATGATAGGAACAATTGATGAAGCCAAAAAAAAATATCAGTCCAAAAAAACTGATATCCATACAGTTACCGGGCCAGCAGTGAATGCCCCTCTGAATCCCACAAATAATTCAAAGCCCAAAGATGCATCGAATCCAGTGCCAGAATCTAAAACGGAGGTTAAAAATGCCGTCAGCAATGATGAATCTTAA
- a CDS encoding F0F1 ATP synthase subunit epsilon, which translates to MPSAMMNLKILLPFKVFADKTDVSRIVAETSEGVFGILPHRLDCVTALTPGILVYENKAEGETFVALDEGVLVKTGQDVLISARNAIAGKDLEHLRDAIDHDFLSLDEQEKNVRTVIAKMESGFIRRFSEFQHD; encoded by the coding sequence ATGCCGTCAGCAATGATGAATCTTAAGATTCTTCTTCCCTTCAAAGTTTTCGCTGATAAAACTGACGTTTCTCGTATTGTTGCTGAAACCAGTGAAGGGGTTTTTGGAATTCTTCCTCATAGGCTTGATTGTGTTACAGCGCTAACTCCCGGCATACTTGTCTACGAAAACAAAGCCGAGGGTGAAACTTTTGTAGCTCTGGATGAAGGGGTGCTGGTAAAGACAGGTCAGGATGTCCTTATATCAGCACGAAATGCCATTGCTGGAAAAGATCTTGAACATTTGCGCGATGCCATAGACCACGATTTTTTAAGTCTCGATGAACAGGAAAAAAATGTCCGTACGGTTATTGCCAAAATGGAAAGCGGTTTCATTCGCCGTTTTTCGGAGTTTCAGCATGACTGA
- a CDS encoding AtpZ/AtpI family protein — MTEKIEKKSVDERTAFSKEVGSKADRKLRAIRDSSHSVWFGLGMMGLVGWSVVIPTLLGTFLGIWLDKHHQGNHSWTLMLLIIGLIIGCFNAWHWIDKEDKEMREDRGNHDK; from the coding sequence ATGACTGAAAAAATAGAAAAAAAAAGTGTTGATGAACGAACCGCTTTCAGTAAGGAAGTCGGATCCAAGGCAGACCGTAAACTCAGGGCAATTCGAGACTCCTCGCATAGTGTATGGTTTGGATTGGGAATGATGGGCCTTGTAGGATGGTCGGTGGTAATTCCGACACTACTTGGCACATTTCTGGGAATATGGCTAGATAAACATCACCAGGGGAACCATTCCTGGACTCTGATGCTGCTGATTATAGGTTTGATAATAGGTTGTTTTAACGCCTGGCATTGGATTGACAAGGAAGACAAAGAAATGAGGGAAGACCGGGGCAATCATGACAAATGA
- a CDS encoding ATP synthase subunit I: MTNDIIMLVISIIFGLLLGIFFYGGLWWTVRKMLNSKQSALWFLGGRLLRTGIVLTGFYYVSQGHWQRFLACMLGFILARLLVTRLTGGYDAS; the protein is encoded by the coding sequence ATGACAAATGATATAATTATGCTGGTCATATCGATAATTTTCGGACTTTTGTTGGGGATATTTTTCTATGGGGGTCTTTGGTGGACAGTTCGCAAGATGCTTAACTCCAAACAATCGGCTCTTTGGTTTCTTGGGGGACGGTTGCTGCGAACAGGCATAGTTTTGACGGGGTTTTATTATGTCTCTCAGGGTCATTGGCAAAGGTTCCTGGCATGTATGCTCGGTTTTATTCTGGCTCGTCTTCTAGTGACACGATTGACAGGAGGATATGATGCATCTTAG
- a CDS encoding F0F1 ATP synthase subunit A codes for MHLSPDEIIFWQTGFIKLNATIVYTWGLMFFLSVFSIIITRKLEHGLKRSRWQNLLEIVVINIVKQIDDVGLKQPRKYMGFLGTLFLLVASASLCTIIPGYEPPTGSLSTTAALALCVFVAVPFFGIKEQGVVNYLKSYLKPTVIMLPFNIISELSRTLALAVRLFGNMMSGAMIISILLTITPFIFPVIMTALGLLTGMVQAYIFSILAGVYIAAATKVRQPKDRNDE; via the coding sequence ATGCATCTTAGTCCTGATGAAATTATCTTCTGGCAGACAGGATTTATAAAACTCAACGCTACCATAGTATATACATGGGGACTTATGTTTTTTCTCTCGGTCTTCTCAATTATTATTACCCGCAAACTTGAACACGGGCTTAAACGTTCCCGCTGGCAAAACCTTTTGGAGATAGTTGTTATAAATATTGTAAAGCAAATTGATGATGTAGGCTTAAAACAGCCACGAAAATATATGGGCTTTCTTGGAACACTCTTTTTACTGGTCGCTTCGGCTAGTCTCTGTACGATTATTCCTGGATACGAGCCCCCAACAGGATCACTTTCAACCACTGCGGCTCTTGCCTTGTGTGTGTTTGTAGCTGTTCCTTTTTTTGGAATTAAGGAGCAAGGGGTAGTTAATTACCTTAAGTCCTATTTAAAGCCAACGGTTATTATGCTGCCTTTTAACATAATCAGTGAACTTTCACGGACATTGGCGTTGGCTGTACGTTTATTCGGGAACATGATGAGCGGTGCAATGATTATTAGTATTCTGCTTACAATTACGCCATTCATTTTCCCGGTTATCATGACGGCATTGGGTCTGCTTACCGGTATGGTTCAAGCTTATATCTTCAGTATTTTAGCAGGTGTCTACATTGCGGCAGCTACCAAAGTCCGTCAGCCCAAGGATAGAAACGATGAATAA
- a CDS encoding F0F1 ATP synthase subunit C, whose product MDNITTIAVASVIISGITTSFGVLGTALGEGRAVSSALTSLAQQPDASPTITRTLFVGLAMIESTAIYCFVISMILIFANPFWNYIIMHGGK is encoded by the coding sequence ATGGATAATATTACAACAATTGCAGTAGCCTCAGTCATTATTTCTGGGATCACAACAAGTTTCGGAGTTTTAGGAACTGCGCTCGGAGAAGGACGGGCAGTATCATCTGCGCTTACCTCATTGGCCCAGCAACCCGATGCTTCGCCTACCATTACCAGAACACTGTTCGTAGGTCTTGCTATGATCGAGTCAACAGCCATATACTGTTTCGTGATCTCGATGATCCTGATTTTTGCCAATCCATTCTGGAACTATATTATTATGCACGGAGGTAAATAA
- a CDS encoding F0F1 ATP synthase subunit delta has translation MLIDWFTFSAQVVNFLILIWLMKHFLYKPVLNAIDAREKLIAKELADAAKKQTEAKKERDLYEQKNEKFDLHYNKLLGKVKAEADAERKRLLNQVQNDTEVLRSKQDNALKSDLVNLQKEISRQTQDEVFAITRKVMTDLAGTTLEEQISKVFTNIVRNLDSEKKQDLAKALKASSEPAVVRSAFVLPQKQQDTIKKALEEIFSEKLNIRFETSPKVISGIELSTNGQKIAWSIADYLVNLENRINKLLGEQTKIIAKHKTKPTLKSKAKVKKKVK, from the coding sequence ATGCTCATTGACTGGTTTACATTCAGTGCTCAGGTAGTAAACTTCCTTATCCTAATATGGTTGATGAAACATTTTTTGTACAAACCTGTGCTGAATGCCATAGACGCCCGCGAAAAACTTATTGCAAAAGAACTTGCAGATGCTGCCAAGAAACAAACCGAGGCAAAAAAGGAGCGAGACCTGTATGAACAGAAGAACGAAAAATTTGATCTGCACTACAATAAGCTTCTGGGTAAAGTCAAGGCAGAAGCAGATGCAGAACGTAAACGTCTTCTTAATCAGGTACAAAATGATACAGAAGTCTTGCGTTCAAAACAAGATAATGCCTTAAAAAGTGATCTTGTGAATCTGCAAAAAGAAATTTCCCGGCAAACACAGGATGAAGTTTTTGCCATAACCAGAAAGGTCATGACAGATCTTGCCGGGACAACCCTGGAAGAACAAATCAGTAAAGTATTCACCAATATTGTCAGGAACCTCGATTCAGAAAAAAAACAAGATCTGGCTAAGGCGCTGAAAGCTTCATCAGAACCTGCTGTTGTGCGCAGCGCTTTTGTTTTGCCGCAAAAACAGCAAGACACTATAAAAAAGGCGCTTGAGGAAATTTTTTCAGAAAAATTAAATATCCGGTTTGAAACTTCCCCCAAAGTGATAAGCGGTATTGAACTCAGCACTAACGGACAAAAAATTGCCTGGAGCATTGCCGATTATCTGGTAAACCTGGAAAACAGAATTAACAAACTACTGGGCGAGCAAACAAAAATTATTGCCAAACATAAGACAAAACCAACCTTAAAGTCTAAGGCTAAGGTAAAAAAGAAAGTTAAATGA
- a CDS encoding alternate F1F0 ATPase, F1 subunit alpha, with protein sequence MNISSNPLKPTFDRTFDYLKKGRSTFDPQLVAQEVGTIVSISTGIAKISGLPGIGFDELVEFPGEIFGIAFNVDETEIGIILLGDYTQLSAGDEVKRTGRVMDIVVGEELLGRVIDPLGDPLDDHGFLSTTQRKPIERPAPSIMDRSPVTVPLQTGLKVIDALIPIGRGQRELILGDRQTGKTAIALDTILNQRDQNVICVYCAIGQRASAVAKSVATLREKGAMDYTVVMVTEGNDPPGLAYIAPYAATSIAEYFMEKGKDVLIVYDDLTHHARAYRELSLLLRRPPGREAFPGDIFYIHSRLLERATHLHKELGGGSLTALPIIETEAQDISAYIPTNLISITDGQIYLSPSLFELGVLPAVDVGKSVSRVGGKAQLSAFRDLAGDLKLAYAQFEELETFSRFGARLDEATRQIIEHGWRIRACLKQQEFSPVAVAAQIIILLALTTKLFDNILLDKINDAQSAVLEAAVNIPENIKKRLYTVDKLSDDDRKALIEIARQALAGFQPKPEAKADPDVDPEPKEKS encoded by the coding sequence ATGAATATCTCATCAAACCCTTTGAAACCAACCTTTGACCGTACGTTTGATTACCTGAAAAAAGGGAGAAGTACCTTTGATCCCCAACTGGTTGCACAAGAGGTTGGAACAATTGTCAGCATCTCGACAGGAATCGCGAAAATTTCAGGACTACCCGGGATTGGATTTGACGAGCTTGTAGAATTTCCAGGGGAAATTTTTGGTATTGCGTTTAACGTAGATGAAACCGAAATCGGAATTATTCTGCTTGGCGATTATACCCAATTAAGCGCAGGAGACGAGGTTAAGCGGACCGGCAGGGTTATGGACATTGTGGTGGGTGAGGAACTGTTAGGCCGCGTTATTGACCCTTTAGGGGACCCACTTGATGACCATGGATTTTTATCTACAACACAAAGAAAACCTATAGAACGACCCGCTCCCAGTATTATGGATCGCTCACCGGTTACTGTACCGCTCCAAACCGGACTTAAGGTTATCGACGCACTCATTCCTATCGGACGTGGTCAGCGTGAGTTGATTCTTGGTGACCGACAAACCGGCAAAACAGCGATTGCCCTTGATACTATCCTCAATCAACGAGATCAAAATGTTATATGTGTGTATTGTGCCATAGGACAACGAGCCTCGGCTGTTGCCAAGTCTGTTGCGACTCTTAGGGAAAAAGGCGCTATGGACTATACCGTAGTCATGGTAACCGAAGGTAACGATCCACCGGGCCTTGCTTATATAGCTCCTTACGCAGCTACCAGTATCGCTGAGTATTTTATGGAAAAAGGTAAAGATGTACTTATTGTATACGATGACCTCACCCATCATGCTCGCGCATATCGTGAACTTTCACTCTTGCTGCGTCGTCCACCGGGTCGCGAAGCATTCCCGGGCGATATTTTTTATATCCATTCCCGCTTACTGGAACGCGCAACACATTTACACAAAGAACTAGGGGGAGGGTCCCTCACAGCTCTGCCAATTATAGAAACCGAGGCTCAGGATATTTCAGCGTATATCCCAACCAACTTAATTTCAATAACCGACGGACAAATATATCTCTCTCCGTCACTGTTTGAACTGGGTGTATTACCCGCAGTTGATGTTGGTAAGTCGGTTTCGCGTGTTGGGGGGAAAGCGCAACTTTCAGCCTTCCGTGATCTGGCCGGTGATTTGAAACTCGCTTATGCGCAGTTTGAAGAACTGGAAACTTTTTCCCGATTTGGGGCACGTCTGGATGAAGCTACACGTCAAATTATTGAGCATGGGTGGCGTATTCGTGCCTGTCTTAAACAACAGGAATTCTCACCGGTGGCCGTGGCAGCTCAAATTATTATTCTGCTGGCTCTGACCACCAAACTTTTTGACAATATTTTGCTCGACAAAATAAATGACGCGCAAAGCGCCGTGCTTGAAGCAGCAGTAAACATACCGGAAAACATAAAGAAAAGATTATATACTGTTGATAAACTAAGTGACGATGATCGTAAAGCCCTGATAGAAATAGCACGTCAGGCACTTGCCGGATTTCAACCCAAACCGGAAGCCAAGGCCGACCCTGACGTAGACCCTGAACCTAAAGAAAAGTCATGA
- a CDS encoding F0F1 ATP synthase subunit gamma, producing the protein MSNTTVNLRRKITIAGDLQSVVRTMKALAASNIGQYEESVRALANYHHVVELGLGTCFRKTKPERSTPKRQKQADITGAVVFGSDQGLVGQFNDVIVEYAVKTLSALSSHPKVWAVGERVHTRLTDSGLEVTGFFAVPGSVNSITPMIGQILVESETYLQQNRSTELYLFYNRPTSKAGYTPIGQRLLPLDETWRRNLSLIPWPTKNIPEVMGKGSKTLRAFIREYLFVSLFRACSESLASENASRLAAMQRADKNIDELLEYLNETFHRLRQSGIDEELFDVISGFEALSGR; encoded by the coding sequence ATGAGCAATACTACCGTAAATTTACGCAGAAAAATAACTATCGCCGGAGACCTCCAATCGGTAGTGCGCACTATGAAAGCACTGGCAGCATCTAATATAGGACAATATGAAGAGTCTGTCCGTGCCCTGGCAAACTATCACCATGTTGTGGAACTGGGTCTGGGTACCTGTTTTCGAAAAACCAAACCTGAGCGCTCAACCCCTAAAAGACAAAAACAAGCGGATATAACCGGCGCTGTTGTTTTTGGTTCGGACCAGGGACTGGTAGGCCAGTTTAATGATGTAATTGTAGAGTATGCAGTAAAAACTTTATCCGCTCTGTCGAGCCATCCCAAAGTCTGGGCAGTCGGTGAACGTGTTCATACACGTCTTACAGACTCCGGATTAGAGGTAACAGGTTTCTTTGCTGTTCCCGGTTCCGTAAATTCAATCACCCCGATGATAGGTCAGATTCTTGTTGAAAGCGAGACATATCTGCAACAAAATAGGTCAACCGAACTTTACCTTTTTTATAACCGTCCTACCTCAAAAGCGGGCTATACACCTATTGGCCAACGATTACTTCCCCTGGACGAAACTTGGCGAAGAAATTTATCCCTGATTCCCTGGCCAACCAAAAACATACCGGAAGTTATGGGTAAAGGTTCAAAAACCCTGAGGGCATTTATTCGAGAATATTTGTTTGTCTCACTATTTCGCGCATGTTCCGAATCTCTCGCGAGTGAGAATGCCAGCCGCCTGGCAGCGATGCAGCGTGCTGATAAAAATATCGATGAGCTGCTGGAATACCTCAACGAGACATTCCATCGGTTACGTCAAAGTGGTATCGATGAGGAACTTTTTGATGTTATTTCCGGATTTGAGGCGCTGTCAGGCAGATAG
- a CDS encoding mechanosensitive ion channel yields the protein MLLKIIQIIRNVVLSRHNIEIKDNIHVRTLHTQIQLLTNIISIIIIILTIALILLSFPEAKQVGITILASAGIIGVILGLTAQKTLGNLIAGIQIAISQPIRIDDVVVVENEWGRIEEITLTYVVVRIWDLRRLIVPIAYFVEKPFQNWTHRSDQLMGTVFFYVDYSLPVNELRNELTAILNKSKFWDKRVNDLSVTNLTEKTVELRAVVSAADSSTLWNLRCEVREKLWLFLQKNFIDNFPRVRIEMKPDNVNTQGSKLTSV from the coding sequence ATGCTGTTGAAAATTATACAAATTATTCGTAATGTGGTATTGAGTAGACACAATATTGAAATTAAAGACAATATTCATGTCCGAACTCTTCACACACAGATTCAGTTGTTAACTAATATAATTTCAATAATTATCATAATTTTAACTATAGCTTTAATACTTTTATCATTCCCCGAGGCAAAACAAGTGGGGATAACAATTCTGGCCTCAGCCGGTATTATCGGAGTTATATTAGGACTCACGGCACAAAAAACTTTAGGAAATCTGATTGCCGGGATTCAAATTGCCATTTCTCAACCAATACGAATTGATGATGTGGTAGTTGTGGAAAATGAATGGGGCAGGATAGAAGAAATAACCTTAACCTATGTAGTGGTCAGGATATGGGACTTGCGGCGATTAATTGTTCCTATAGCCTATTTTGTTGAAAAGCCATTTCAAAACTGGACTCACAGATCCGACCAGTTAATGGGCACAGTTTTTTTTTATGTTGATTATTCTTTGCCAGTAAATGAACTCCGGAATGAACTAACTGCTATCCTTAACAAAAGTAAGTTTTGGGATAAACGGGTTAATGACTTGTCTGTGACCAACCTTACCGAGAAGACAGTTGAACTGCGGGCAGTGGTTAGTGCCGCTGATTCATCTACATTATGGAATTTGCGCTGTGAGGTGCGAGAAAAACTCTGGCTATTTCTACAGAAAAATTTTATCGACAATTTTCCGCGGGTTCGTATTGAGATGAAGCCCGACAATGTGAATACCCAAGGCTCAAAGTTAACATCGGTTTGA
- a CDS encoding polyphosphate kinase 2 family protein yields the protein MKKIHSSEFRVTGGEPVNLRKRPTAIKPFYESKKQYKEFLHAHVKELSEQQSLLYASSRYSLLLIIQGMDAAGKDGIIKHVMSGVNPQGCEVFSFKQPSVEELKHDFLWRTTCKLPERGRFGIFNRSYYEEVLIVRVHPEILMAQGLPDKLINEKNIWTERFRSIVDMESHLYHNGTRIIKVFLHLSKDEQRKRFLERIDSPEHNWKFSLTDVTERKLWDQYMKVYEDCLSNTSLTVAPWYIVPADDKKNARLIVSQIILDTLQPLELSYPKLDKVQEKELELSRKQL from the coding sequence ATGAAAAAAATTCATTCATCTGAGTTTCGCGTAACAGGCGGAGAACCGGTTAATCTTAGAAAAAGGCCGACAGCTATAAAACCCTTTTATGAATCAAAAAAACAGTATAAAGAATTTCTGCATGCACACGTTAAAGAGTTGAGCGAACAGCAAAGCCTGCTTTATGCTTCCAGTCGTTATTCATTGCTACTGATCATTCAAGGCATGGATGCAGCGGGCAAGGATGGTATTATCAAGCATGTGATGTCCGGAGTGAATCCGCAAGGTTGTGAAGTTTTTAGTTTCAAGCAGCCGAGTGTTGAAGAACTCAAACATGATTTTTTATGGCGAACAACCTGTAAATTACCGGAACGTGGACGATTCGGTATTTTCAATCGTTCTTACTATGAAGAAGTACTTATTGTTCGCGTTCATCCTGAAATTCTGATGGCCCAAGGGTTACCGGATAAACTTATTAATGAAAAAAATATCTGGACTGAAAGATTTCGCTCTATCGTGGATATGGAATCGCATCTTTATCATAATGGCACCAGGATTATTAAAGTTTTTCTTCATCTTTCAAAGGACGAACAGCGCAAGAGGTTCCTTGAGCGTATAGACAGTCCTGAACATAACTGGAAATTCAGCCTGACAGATGTTACAGAACGAAAATTATGGGACCAATATATGAAAGTTTATGAAGATTGCTTAAGCAATACCAGCCTGACGGTTGCCCCCTGGTATATTGTCCCGGCAGATGATAAAAAAAATGCCCGACTTATTGTTTCGCAAATTATTCTTGATACATTGCAACCACTGGAGCTAAGTTATCCGAAGCTGGATAAGGTTCAGGAAAAAGAACTGGAATTAAGTCGAAAACAACTTTAA
- a CDS encoding response regulator yields MKKILVIDDSPIIRKIMHQYIQILGYECDQAESGMQAMEQVKNNDYVLIFTDIHMPQMDGFVTSKNIREIEDSLHKQHAPIIAITGTLLEEYTDKYKIYGINDCIRKPVEKSNILEILAKFVESKELRLSPTEPAETQSANDNLIPINLKQVVSEFSGDRKMVVDILKEFLEISGEQIQQIKQAVVKGDYQIVKNLSHSIKGGSANLCAPLLSAAAKDLEMMVISGHNEDAKHLVNKLVREHICLQDYYRKVICNENNDC; encoded by the coding sequence ATGAAAAAAATTTTAGTTATTGATGATTCTCCAATAATCAGAAAAATAATGCACCAATATATACAAATCCTTGGCTATGAATGTGACCAGGCAGAAAGCGGAATGCAAGCCATGGAACAAGTAAAAAACAATGATTATGTTCTGATTTTTACGGATATTCATATGCCGCAGATGGATGGTTTTGTTACTTCTAAAAACATCAGAGAAATCGAAGATTCTCTGCATAAACAGCATGCGCCGATTATCGCAATAACCGGAACTCTCTTGGAAGAATATACTGACAAATATAAGATTTATGGTATTAACGACTGTATTCGCAAGCCGGTTGAAAAATCAAACATACTGGAAATATTAGCTAAATTTGTTGAAAGTAAGGAACTCAGGCTTTCTCCGACAGAGCCAGCTGAAACGCAAAGTGCGAATGACAATCTGATACCTATAAATCTTAAACAGGTTGTCAGCGAGTTCAGCGGTGACAGAAAAATGGTCGTAGATATTTTAAAAGAATTTTTAGAAATCAGTGGTGAACAGATACAACAAATCAAACAGGCCGTGGTAAAAGGCGATTATCAGATAGTAAAAAATCTGTCGCATTCTATTAAAGGTGGCTCGGCAAATCTATGTGCTCCGCTGTTATCAGCTGCTGCCAAAGACCTTGAAATGATGGTAATTTCGGGGCATAATGAAGATGCTAAACATTTAGTAAATAAACTGGTCAGAGAACATATTTGTTTGCAAGACTATTATCGGAAGGTGATTTGTAATGAAAATAATGATTGTTGA